The Rhodanobacteraceae bacterium genomic sequence GTAGTGCTTGCGTATCCACTTCACGCGATCGAGCACGCCCTGCGAATGGCCGTGCGCGGTGTCCACCACGATCACGTCCACGCCGGCTTCGGCCAGCGCCGCGACCCGCCGCTCGGTTTCGCCGCCCACGCCGACCGCGGCGCCGACGCGCAGGCGCTCGTGCGAATCCTTGGCGGCGTGCGGGTTGTCGTGCGCCTTCTGGATGTCCTTGACGGTGATCAGGCCGCGCAGTTCGAACGCATCGTTGACCACCAGCACCTTTTCGATGCGATGCTTGTGCAGCAGGCCGATGATCTCGTCCTCGCCGGCGCCTTCCTTCACCGTGACCAGCTTGTCCTTGCGGGTCATGATGTTCCTGACCGGATCGTCCGGCTTCTTCTCGAAGCGCAGGTCGCGGGCGGTGACGATGCCGACCAGCTTGTTGCCCTCCTCCACCACCGGCACGCCCGAAATGTTGTGCGAATGGGTGATGCGCATGACATCGCCGATCGAAGTGTGCGGGCCGACCGTGAGCGGATCGCGGATCACGCCGGCTTCGAACTTCTTCACCAGCCGCACTTCCGCGGCCTGGCGTTCGACGGTCATGTTCTTGTGGATGATGCCGATGCCGCCGCACTGCGCCATGGTGATGGCAAGGCGCGCTTCGGTCACGGTGTCCATGGCCGAAGACATCAGCGGAATGTTGAGGCGGATCGCGCGGGTCAGGCGGGTCGAAGTGTCGACGCTGCGCGGCACGACGGCGGAATGGGCGGGGACCAGATAGACGTCGTCGTAGGTCAGGGCCTCGGCGAGGATGCGCATTGGTTGGAGTCCGGCAATGCAATGCGCAATTATACGGGAATCCCACCGCAGCCGAAACCGATGCCATGCCCACGCACACGCTTCGCGTCAAGGTCAAACCGAATGCCCGCGCGGCATCGTTGAGCGAACAGGCCGACGGCACCTGGCTGGCCGCGGTGCGCGCGCCGCCGGTCGATGGCAAGGCCAACGCGGAGCTGATCGCACTGGTGGCCAGGCACTACGGCTGCGCGAAATCCGCGGTCAGCATCGGCTCCGGCGCCAGCGGACGCATCAAGCTCGTCAAGGTCAAGCTCGGCGATTGAGTACCGCGTCAGGCGCCGTCCACCGCCTGTGCGGCCTCCAGCGTGTTCTCCATCAGCGTCGCCACGGTCATTGGCCCGACGCCGCCCGGCACCGGCGTGATCCACGACGCGCGCCTCGCGGCCGCGTCGAATTCGACGTCACCGACCAAGTGACCATCCTGCATCCGATTGATGCCGACGTCGATCACCACCGCGCCGGGCTTGATCCATTCGCCCTTGACGATCCCGGGCTTGCCGACCGCGCTGATGACGATGTCGCCCTGCCGCACGTATTGGCCCAGATCCTGGGTGAACTTGTGGCAGCAGGTCGTGGTGCAGCCCGCGATCAGCAACTCCAGCGCCAGCGGCCGACCGACATGGTTGGACACGCCCACCACCACCGCGTGCTGGCCGCGCACCGGGCGGTCGGTGTGGCCAAGCAGCGTCATCACGCCCTTGGGCGTGCACGGCCGCAAGCCGAAGCGACGCAGCGCGAGATTGCCAAGGTTGATGGCGCTGAATCCGTCCACGTCCTTGCGCGGATCGATCCGGTCGATCAGCGCGGCGGCGTTGATGTGCGCGGGCAGCGGCAACTGCACCAGGATGCCGTGTACCGCCGGATCGGCGTTCAGCCGGTCGACCAGCGCGAACAACTCGGCTTCGCCGGTGGTGGCCGGAAGATCGAAGTCGAACGAACGAAACCCCGCCTGATGGCAGGCCTTGCGCTTGTTGCGCACATACACCGCCGAGGCCGGATCGGCGCCGACCAGCACCACCGCAAGCCCCGGAGCTGGCCGGCCCGTGTCGAGCCGAGCGCGGACACCGGCCGCGACCTGCTCCAGCACGCGGGCGGAAACCTTGCGGCCATCTAGGATGCGTGCAGTCATGGTTGCCGAGCCGGGGAAAATCGCATTATCGCGGCACGTGCACGGCCAGACAATGCAGCGGATTCATCGCCCGCCTCCCCTATCGCGACCGCCCGGCAAGTGGCCGCGATGGGGTTTTCGTCACAAACGCTGCACGGCTGCTCTGCGATCTTGCAGCGCGTCACGCAGTGTCTGATCCAGGAAAAGAGCGATGATAGAAACCCATGAATTGCAGGCAGCCGTATTCCGCCGTTTGCTGAAACACCTCAACCAGGACCGGCCGGATGTGCAGAACATCGACCTGATGATCCACGCCGGGTTCTGCCGCAACTGCCTGGCCGACTGGTATCGCGAAGCCGCCGACGAGCGCCTGTTGGACCTGTCGAAGGACGAAGCCCGCGAAGCGATCTACGGCATGCCGTTCGAGGAATGGAAGGCGCAGTACCAGAAGGAAGCCACGCCCGAACAACTGGCGGCTTTCGAAGCGGCGCGGCGCAAGTAGAGCGTCTTCGCGAGGCGTTCAAGCGCCGGAGCAAAACGCCGCGTAATCGATGTAGCCCGGGAACGGTTTTCCCGCCGCGCACACCGGGCACTCGGGATCGGGTGCCAAGCGCGTTTCGTGGAAGCGCATCGCGAGCGCATCGAACATCAGCACGCGGCCGACCAGCGACTCGCCGATGCCGAGCAGCAGCTTGATCGCTTCGGTGGCCTGCAGCATGCCGATCACGCCGGGCAATACGCCCAGCACGCCGGCGTCCGAACAGTTCGGCGCATCTGCTGCGGCCGGTGGTTGCGGGAACAGGCAGCGGTAGCACGGCGCCCTGCCGCGCTGGCGGCCCGCGTCGAACACGCTGACCTGTCCCTGGAAGCGCTGCACGGCGCCGTACACCAGTGGAATGCCCAGTTTCACGCAGGCATCGTTGAGCAGGTAGCGCACCGGGAAGTTGTCGGCACCGTCCAGCACCACGTCGGC encodes the following:
- a CDS encoding bifunctional methylenetetrahydrofolate dehydrogenase/methenyltetrahydrofolate cyclohydrolase FolD — translated: MTARILDGRKVSARVLEQVAAGVRARLDTGRPAPGLAVVLVGADPASAVYVRNKRKACHQAGFRSFDFDLPATTGEAELFALVDRLNADPAVHGILVQLPLPAHINAAALIDRIDPRKDVDGFSAINLGNLALRRFGLRPCTPKGVMTLLGHTDRPVRGQHAVVVGVSNHVGRPLALELLIAGCTTTCCHKFTQDLGQYVRQGDIVISAVGKPGIVKGEWIKPGAVVIDVGINRMQDGHLVGDVEFDAAARRASWITPVPGGVGPMTVATLMENTLEAAQAVDGA
- a CDS encoding DUF167 domain-containing protein, whose translation is MPTHTLRVKVKPNARAASLSEQADGTWLAAVRAPPVDGKANAELIALVARHYGCAKSAVSIGSGASGRIKLVKVKLGD
- a CDS encoding inosine-5'-monophosphate dehydrogenase, with the translated sequence MRILAEALTYDDVYLVPAHSAVVPRSVDTSTRLTRAIRLNIPLMSSAMDTVTEARLAITMAQCGGIGIIHKNMTVERQAAEVRLVKKFEAGVIRDPLTVGPHTSIGDVMRITHSHNISGVPVVEEGNKLVGIVTARDLRFEKKPDDPVRNIMTRKDKLVTVKEGAGEDEIIGLLHKHRIEKVLVVNDAFELRGLITVKDIQKAHDNPHAAKDSHERLRVGAAVGVGGETERRVAALAEAGVDVIVVDTAHGHSQGVLDRVKWIRKHYPDIQMIAGNIVTADAARALRDAGVDAVKVGVGPGSICTTRIVAGVGVPQITAVSMVAEAMQDEIPVIADGGVRYSGDVAKAIVAGASVVMLGSMFAGTEEAPGEIELYQGRSYKSYRGMGSLGAMQSGSSDRYFQEQAAADKLVPEGIEGRVPYRGPLRAIVHQLVGGLRASMGYCGCANIEEMRTRPQFVRVTSAGTREAHVHDVQITKEAPNYRLD